In Nicotiana tabacum cultivar K326 chromosome 17, ASM71507v2, whole genome shotgun sequence, one DNA window encodes the following:
- the LOC107806631 gene encoding pectate lyase-like, whose amino-acid sequence MGISKTKINGLIVLLFFTFVAVGTAVPDNSTRRHLSKKYKGPCVAANLIDKCWRCDPRWADNRQKYADCAMGFGRTAIGGKGGRIYVVTDPSDNNVENPVPGTLRHAVIQKEPLWIIFSKHMKIKLNRELLMQSYKTIDARGHNVHIEKGAGIKMQGVNNIIITNLHIHNIGPSSGGMIRDSIDHIGIRGADEGDAISIFASHDIWIDHVSMSRAADGLIDAVQGSTGITISNCHFTDHDKVMLFGANDNYLDDKKMQITLAYNHFGKRLDQRMPRCRLGFFHLVNNDYTHWMRYAIGGSSEATIISQGNRFIAQHNVDIKEVTHREKAQESEWRHWTWLSRDDDMQNGAFFRTSGDPNALSKFKNLNLMPAEPSYRVGILTKFSGSLGCTVGRPC is encoded by the exons atgggaatctcaaaaacaaaaatcaatggGCTTATTGTCCTCTTATTCTTCACATTTGTCGCAGTAGGGACAGCAGTGCCAGACAACAGCACAAGAAGGCACTTGTCCAAAAAATACAAAGGACCATGTGTTGCTGCAAATCTTATTGACAAATGCTGGAGATGTGACCCTCGTTGGGCTGATAATCGCCAAAAATATGCTGATTGTGCCATGGGTTTTGGCCGTACTGCTATTGGAGGAAAAGGTGGAAGGATTTATGTAGTCACAGATCCTTCTGACAACAACGTCGAAAATCCCGTACCAG GTACCCTAAGGCACGCAGTGATCCAGAAGGAACCCTTGTGGATCATATTCTCAAAACATATGAAAATTAAGTTGAACAGGGAACTGCTTATGCAAAGCTACAAAACCATTGATGCACGTGGACACAATGTCCATATTGAAAAAGGAGCTGGAATTAAGATGCAAGGTGTAAATAACATTATCATCACTAATCTTCACATTCACAACATCGGTCCTTCTTCTGGTGGCATGATCAGGGACTCAATAGACCACATAGGTATCAGGGGTGCAGATGAAGGAGATGCTATTAGCATCTTCGCGTCTCATGATATTTGGATCGACCACGTGTCGATGTCACGTGCCGCGGACGGGCTCATCGACGCCGTTCAAGGATCAACAGGTATTACTATCTCCAATTGCCACTTTACTGACCACGATAAAGTAATGTTGTTTGGTGCAAATGATAATTACCTCGACGATAAGAAAATGCAAATCACATTAGCGTACAACCACTTTGGTAAGAGGTTGGATCAAAGGATGCCAAGGTGCAGGCTTGGATTCTTCCACCTTGTCAACAACGATTACACCCATTGGATGAG GTACGCCATTGGCGGTAGCAGTGAAGCAACAATCATTAGCCAGGGTAATCGTTTTATTGCTCAACACAATGTTGATATTAAAGAGGTGACACACAGGGAAAAGGCACAAGAATCAGAATGGAGACACTGGACTTGGTTATCACGAGATGATGACATGCAAAATGGTGCATTCTTTAGAACTTCTGGTGATCCAAATGCACTAAGCAAATTCAAGAACCTCAATTTGATGCCAGCAGAACCATCTTACAGAGTTGGAATTCTTACTAAGTTTTCAGGATCACTCGGTTGCACAGTAGGACGCCCATGCTAG